In one Aromatoleum aromaticum EbN1 genomic region, the following are encoded:
- the holA gene encoding DNA polymerase III subunit delta — MNLRPEQLSAHLAKPLAPLYLLHGNEPLLVLEAADLVRAAARRQGFDERETLVVGQGFRWESLSAAAGNLSLFGGSKLIDLRIPGGKPGRDGGDALQRYARSLPSGIVTLITLPEVDWATRKTAWFTALSQLGVTVELNAPERERLGEWIAVRLARQKQTASPEALAFIAEHVEGNLLAAHQEILKLGLLHAEGSLSLEDVQNAVLNVARYDIAKLRDALVEGDPVRCTRLLEGLQGEGAAPPLVLWALANEIRMLAKLCAGKTAGQPLATLFKAERIFDERRKYALSSALGRVRTGTLRAALLHAAKIDRIIKGLAPGDVWDEFLQLAMRLARR; from the coding sequence GTGAACCTGCGTCCCGAACAGCTTTCCGCACATCTGGCAAAGCCGCTCGCCCCGCTCTACCTGCTGCACGGCAACGAGCCGCTGCTGGTGCTCGAAGCTGCCGATCTGGTGCGCGCCGCGGCGCGCCGCCAAGGCTTCGACGAACGTGAAACGCTGGTCGTCGGTCAGGGTTTCCGGTGGGAAAGCCTGAGCGCCGCTGCAGGGAATCTGTCGTTGTTCGGCGGCTCGAAGCTGATCGACCTGCGCATTCCCGGCGGGAAACCCGGACGCGACGGCGGCGACGCCCTTCAGCGTTATGCGCGCAGCCTCCCCAGCGGTATCGTGACGCTGATCACGCTGCCCGAAGTCGACTGGGCGACGCGCAAGACTGCGTGGTTCACCGCCTTGTCGCAACTCGGCGTGACGGTCGAACTCAACGCACCGGAACGCGAACGCCTTGGAGAATGGATCGCGGTCCGGCTGGCGCGGCAAAAGCAGACGGCAAGCCCGGAGGCGCTCGCTTTCATCGCCGAACACGTCGAAGGCAATCTGCTCGCCGCGCACCAGGAAATACTCAAGCTCGGCCTGCTCCATGCGGAAGGAAGCCTCAGCCTCGAGGATGTCCAGAATGCGGTGCTGAACGTCGCCCGCTACGACATTGCCAAGCTGCGCGACGCGCTCGTCGAAGGCGATCCCGTGCGGTGCACGCGTCTCCTCGAAGGGCTGCAGGGCGAAGGCGCCGCACCGCCGCTGGTGCTGTGGGCACTCGCGAACGAAATCAGGATGCTGGCCAAGCTGTGCGCCGGAAAAACGGCTGGCCAGCCGCTTGCAACGCTGTTCAAGGCGGAACGAATCTTCGACGAACGGCGCAAGTACGCGCTAAGCAGCGCGCTGGGGCGGGTTCGAACCGGCACGCTTCGCGCAGCATTGCTGCACGCGGCGAAGATCGACCGCATCATCAAGGGGCTCGCTCCAGGCGATGTGTGGGACGAATTCCTGCAGCTGGCTATGCGACTCGCGCGACGCTGA
- the lptE gene encoding LPS assembly lipoprotein LptE, producing the protein MKSAPTRRRLVLGFGTLAAAALLGGCGFKLRGPQPLAFSSIYLGVSRQSDLGAALHRRIVANGNTTITDDPAKAEVRLEILRDQTEREILTLTGGGKVREYQLQRLMSFRLVGRNGNEWIPVTTISARREYNFDDAQILAKEQEEALLFRDMQIDLIDQLMRRLAAAKP; encoded by the coding sequence ATGAAGTCCGCCCCTACCCGTCGCCGCCTGGTCCTGGGGTTCGGCACACTGGCGGCCGCTGCGCTGCTCGGCGGCTGCGGATTCAAGTTGCGCGGCCCGCAGCCGCTCGCGTTTTCCAGCATTTACCTCGGCGTCAGCAGGCAGTCAGACCTCGGCGCGGCGCTGCATCGCCGCATCGTCGCAAACGGCAACACGACGATCACGGACGACCCGGCAAAAGCCGAGGTCAGGCTCGAAATCCTGCGCGATCAGACCGAGCGCGAGATCCTCACGCTCACCGGAGGAGGCAAGGTGCGCGAGTATCAGCTCCAGCGCCTCATGAGTTTCCGGCTCGTCGGCCGCAACGGCAACGAATGGATTCCCGTGACGACGATTTCCGCGCGGCGCGAATACAACTTCGACGACGCCCAGATCCTCGCCAAGGAACAGGAAGAAGCCCTGCTGTTCCGCGACATGCAGATCGACCTCATCGACCAGTTGATGCGCCGCCTGGCAGCCGCGAAGCCGTGA
- the leuS gene encoding leucine--tRNA ligase, with amino-acid sequence MQDKYTPAAVEATAQQHWESTQAFKVAEDAGKPKYYCLSMFPYPSGKLHMGHVRNYTIGDVLARYHRMRGFNVLQPMGWDAFGMPAENAAIQNNVPPAKWTYANIDYMKTQLKRLGFALDWSRELATCKPDYYRWEQWLFTRLYQKGLIYKKLGTVNWDPVDETVLANEQVIDGRGWRSGALIEKREIPMYYMKITAYADELLEALDTLTGWPEQVKLMQKNWIGRSEGVEVHFPYEVSTIGASGVLKVFTTRADTLMGATYVAVAAEHPLALQAAVNDPELAAFIEECRHGGVAEADLATMEKKGMPTGLRVVHPLTGEHLPVWIANYVLMGYGEGAVMAVPAHDERDFAFATKYRLPIRMVVRSTRDAYTDTVAPWQDAYAEQGRLVNSGKYDGLHFHDAIEAIAAELTAKGLGAKRTQYRLRDWGISRQRYWGCPIPMIHCADCGDVPVPDEQLPVVLPEDVAVTGRGSPLAKMPRFYECDCPKCGKPAKRETDTMDTFVESSWYFLRYASADNGQAMVDERVNYWAPVDQYIGGIEHAILHLLYSRFFTRAMRDEGLVNVSEPFTNLLTQGMVVAETYYRDADGGKKQWINPADVEVERDEKGRIVAAKLTADGAPVVIGGIEKMAKSKNNGVDPQALVDQYGADTARLFIIFAAPPDQQLEWSDSGVEGAYRFLRRVWSFGHAFVSEFRPQLPADRQLDAVQLPEALAAVRREIHVCLRQANYDFGKHQFNTVVSAAMKILNALEKAPRDVAAAHAQVAEEGLDILLRLLAPITPHVAHALWQDCGFTGDVLHASWPEPSEDALRQDEIDLVLQVNGKLRGSLRVAAGASNSAIEALALGSETAQKFMEGKPPRKVVVVPGRLVNIVV; translated from the coding sequence CCTGAGCATGTTCCCGTACCCGTCGGGGAAGCTGCACATGGGGCACGTGCGCAACTACACGATCGGCGACGTCCTCGCGCGCTACCACCGCATGCGCGGCTTCAACGTACTGCAGCCGATGGGCTGGGACGCGTTCGGCATGCCGGCGGAAAACGCCGCGATCCAGAACAACGTGCCGCCGGCGAAGTGGACCTACGCGAACATCGACTACATGAAGACGCAGTTGAAGCGTCTCGGTTTCGCGCTCGACTGGTCGCGCGAACTCGCCACCTGCAAGCCGGATTACTACCGTTGGGAACAGTGGCTGTTCACCCGCCTGTACCAGAAAGGGCTGATCTACAAGAAGCTCGGTACGGTGAACTGGGACCCCGTCGACGAGACGGTGCTCGCAAACGAGCAGGTCATCGACGGCCGCGGCTGGCGCAGCGGCGCCCTCATCGAGAAGCGCGAAATCCCGATGTACTACATGAAGATCACCGCCTACGCGGATGAGCTTCTCGAAGCGCTCGACACGCTGACGGGCTGGCCCGAGCAAGTCAAGCTGATGCAAAAGAACTGGATCGGCCGCTCGGAAGGCGTCGAAGTGCATTTCCCGTATGAAGTGTCGACGATCGGCGCTTCTGGTGTGCTGAAGGTGTTCACGACCCGCGCCGACACGCTGATGGGCGCGACTTACGTCGCCGTCGCTGCCGAACATCCGCTGGCGCTCCAGGCTGCGGTGAACGACCCGGAACTCGCGGCCTTCATCGAGGAATGCCGGCATGGCGGCGTCGCCGAAGCCGATCTGGCGACGATGGAAAAGAAGGGCATGCCGACAGGCCTGCGCGTCGTGCACCCGCTCACCGGTGAGCACCTGCCGGTATGGATCGCGAACTACGTGCTGATGGGCTATGGCGAAGGCGCGGTGATGGCGGTGCCGGCGCACGACGAGCGGGATTTCGCATTTGCGACGAAGTACCGGCTGCCGATCCGGATGGTCGTGAGATCGACGCGCGACGCGTACACCGACACGGTCGCGCCGTGGCAGGACGCGTATGCCGAGCAGGGCCGGCTGGTCAATTCCGGCAAATACGACGGCCTGCATTTTCACGATGCGATCGAAGCGATCGCTGCCGAGCTCACCGCGAAAGGCCTCGGCGCGAAGCGCACGCAGTACCGCCTGCGCGACTGGGGCATCTCGCGCCAGCGCTACTGGGGCTGTCCGATCCCGATGATCCACTGCGCCGATTGCGGCGACGTGCCGGTGCCGGACGAGCAACTGCCGGTCGTGCTGCCCGAGGACGTCGCCGTGACCGGCCGCGGTTCGCCGCTCGCGAAAATGCCCCGGTTCTACGAATGCGACTGCCCGAAGTGCGGCAAGCCGGCAAAACGCGAAACCGACACGATGGACACGTTCGTCGAATCGTCCTGGTACTTCCTGCGCTACGCCTCGGCGGACAACGGTCAGGCGATGGTCGACGAGCGCGTCAATTACTGGGCGCCGGTCGATCAGTACATCGGCGGCATCGAGCACGCGATCCTGCACCTGCTGTATTCGCGCTTTTTCACGCGCGCGATGCGCGACGAAGGTCTCGTGAATGTATCCGAACCGTTCACGAACCTGCTGACCCAGGGCATGGTCGTCGCCGAAACCTATTATCGCGACGCCGACGGCGGCAAGAAGCAGTGGATCAATCCAGCCGACGTCGAAGTCGAGCGTGACGAGAAAGGCCGCATCGTCGCCGCAAAACTCACTGCCGACGGCGCACCGGTCGTCATTGGCGGCATCGAGAAAATGGCGAAATCGAAAAACAACGGTGTCGACCCGCAAGCCCTCGTCGATCAGTACGGCGCCGACACCGCGCGCCTGTTCATCATCTTCGCCGCGCCGCCGGACCAACAGCTCGAATGGTCGGACTCCGGCGTCGAAGGCGCGTACCGCTTCCTGCGCCGGGTATGGAGCTTCGGGCACGCTTTCGTCAGTGAGTTCCGTCCCCAATTGCCGGCGGATCGCCAGCTCGACGCTGTCCAACTGCCGGAAGCGCTCGCCGCAGTGCGGCGCGAGATCCACGTCTGCCTCAGGCAGGCGAATTACGACTTCGGCAAGCACCAGTTCAACACCGTCGTCTCGGCCGCGATGAAAATCCTCAATGCCCTCGAAAAGGCGCCGCGTGACGTCGCGGCGGCCCACGCGCAGGTAGCGGAGGAAGGGCTCGACATCCTGCTGCGCCTGCTCGCGCCGATCACGCCGCACGTCGCGCATGCGCTGTGGCAGGACTGCGGCTTTACCGGCGACGTGCTGCATGCGAGCTGGCCCGAACCTTCCGAAGACGCGCTCAGGCAGGACGAGATCGACCTCGTGCTGCAAGTCAATGGCAAGCTGCGCGGCAGCCTCCGGGTCGCCGCCGGCGCAAGCAATTCCGCCATTGAAGCGCTCGCTCTCGGTTCGGAAACAGCGCAGAAATTCATGGAAGGCAAGCCGCCGCGCAAAGTCGTCGTCGTGCCCGGCCGCCTCGTCAACATCGTTGTCTGA